In the genome of Malania oleifera isolate guangnan ecotype guangnan chromosome 5, ASM2987363v1, whole genome shotgun sequence, the window ttgccaACCATTAATACTGGAGTAATTCAAATTGCCAACCATCACAAAGTCACACTCTAATATCACTTGTTGTGTGAATATCCTGATTGTTGTAGAGATAAAATCAGATTTGTATTATGGTTTATGAACACTGCCAAGAAGATTTATAATtgattaaaatctaaaaattaggATAAGCAATCAGGTTATTCACACAACAATGGATGATATATTGATGATTTTATATAGGCTTTATGGACAAAAGACACAAATCattatcttgttttcttgtatttttcttttgatttgttgcattgatgtacatttgtAACACTTGGGCATGCTACGCTAGCCAAAAATATCCCACCTAATTATTCCATTGTTTACAAAAATTATATGAGGTTCATTCACGATGTTGCTAACAATTTTTATAAACCCCTTTCTTCTAATTCTCTATATAATCAACACCATTGGTACTCTCTTCATAAGCCCCATGTCTATTTCTTTCCAAATCAATGTTGACCCGTTTTTGGATCAAAAGCACTTCAAGAAAGATGTCATTACTAAAGCTTCTTATTAACAAACCTTGAAaatataacattaaaaaaaaaattgaagttccAACTTTCAAAGAGTACTATTTCTAGTCTATACTAATAGCATTTATCGAAGAGTACTATTTCTAGTCTATACTAATAGCATTTATCGTTGAGTGGCTTGAAAAAGGATAGCCTTAGTCAATACTTTGTTTGAGTAATGGAATATAATCAAATAAcaaagtaaaaatataaaagcACATATAAACAAACGAAAGATGGttaagatgattttaaaaataagagaGATTGTACTTATTTATACTTAATGTTGAAAGTTTGATAAACCAAAATCaacctaaaatgtttataatatcAGCAATAATATAAGCTAGCTGCTCAAAAACATTGTTTGTGGTGGTCAAAGGTGACTTGATTGCAATTGGGGGTTCAGTGAAGGAAGACTCGCAATCGATTGCCTCATCGGCTGCAAATGCCATTTGAGAATTTGCATCGCCATAATTATTTGAATTCAGAAGGCTATAAGCTGTTCGAATGAAATCTTTATTCACGGTATAGTCTGAGAAACATCTTTGAAGACATTGTATAGCTAATGGATCCTTGGTTGTATTAAGTAGATGACTCACTTCAGCAAGAATCTTTGTATTGTTTGCATTAAGCACATTCAGCATCACATATGCAAGCCCTTTGACGTTAATAGTGCTATTGGAAGTGCTCGGATCTGACCTCAGTGTTGATACGCAGAGTGTATAATTGTAAGTATTCTTACAACTATCTTTTATAAGATCTGCCCTTGCCATCACGAAGAAATGGGATATAGCAAGAACAAATAATAAAAGTGCTAATCTTAAATATTTTGACTCCATTTTTTCCTCTTGTGATTGATTAGATCACATACACTAACAAGcctccaatatatatatatgccaaaTAATGaacaataattatttaaatgctaAAAAATTTCTCTATTCAATAACCTTCTTTATTTGACTACAAAATACTTTTGTTTAAGATGATGCAAAGATTAGAAAGAATAGGTTGTAAAATTTAAGTGCCACATCATTTGGTGTTTTTAGGCATTAGGTTTtatcaattaaaaataaagaatacgACTTTTTCTAATAATGCCAATGTTATTTTTTGAACAAATATTGCAGAAGATATGGTAGGACAGTACATAAGTCGCATATAAAATTAATGTTTCAACGAAAGAGTGATAAATCTTTGTAAGAACAGTTCCTTCATGTAAGACATAGAATTTATCAATTGCATGATATCAAGTTAGCACTTTGACTTATACAAGTGAAAAACTTAATTTGGTGTAAGTCCTAACTAGTTACTGTTATATGCAATGAATGGGATCTAAATTCTATGTGTGGCGGAACTACTCACTCTTTTATTCAAACATCAATTTTATGTGAAACTTTTGATATGTCCTTCCACAtcttttttagtattttatcaaaaaatataatataggCATTAATTAGAAATttcaattctttattttttactgataaaatttaatgataaaataaaagaaatgaggtggcaattaaatttttaattaatatgttATTTCTAATTATTGCATCATCTTAAACAAAAATCTTTTGTATTCAAATTGAAAggtttttcccaaaactaaaacttcaaattgcCTAACATTAATAATAGAGTAATTTAAgttttttagaatttaaattacCTAGGAGTAATGATGGAGTAATTCAATTTTCCTAGCATTAATAAGAGAGAAgttttttagaatttaaattgccgAGCATTAATAATGGAGTAATTCAAATTGCCTAGCATTAATAAGAGAGaagttttttagaattttaattgcCTAGCATTAATAATGGAGTAATTCAAATGTGTAGGGGAGATGAAGAAAGGGAAggacttttttttaaaaaattattatcttGGGCATTTTTGTTAATTCTTTGACTGGGCAAAGAGAATAGAAGCTTCCTCCCATGGCAAATCTTTTATTATTGATGCATTTTTTATGTAACATTTATTACTTTTGTCGCAACTTTCTGGAGAAGGGTTTGGAAAGGCGAGGGATAatagatattgaaatttgaatgaagtcgccactaacctattatctACCTTGGTGTGGTTAGAATACCTatttactactcattgattggtctctTGACTATTCCTAGGCCAAGGAATCAGTAGTCTCCGTCTGCTTTATTAGAATCGAGATTGAGAGTTTAATTATGTGAAGGGAAGGTACTAAAACCTCCCACACACCCGTTCTTCGAACGGTActtaattatttataaatttatccTTAAATTGAAATTGAATGTCTCTAATGTActcctttaaaataaaaaaatacataaataaacaaataaaataaataaataaataaaagtaaataaataaataaataaattaattaattaaaaggaaattgaaaatcaaagtacaatttaggaatgtctaataagacctccaaacaaAGGGTAAACCTGTAACGCTTCAGACCCGCTATGTGGGACCTAGAGTGTTATGAGACTAACACGCATCTCTGAAACCATTCATGCatcgaaaaaaataaaaaaataatctcgaatataatataccagagttttataTTTGTACTTCAACAAACTCATATCATATAATCATGTTTTCCATATTACAAACCtggatgaaatataataaaacataaaaactaaaacataaccatTCTAGTTTCACTCACAAAACTATCCCACCCTGGAGCtacctaagctcgatcacctggataatctgaaaagatttaacctatgacggggtgagacacctcttagtaaggaagaaataatttataacagtgtgtggctaaagtgtttattaaacaattaaaatatccatccaaaGTGTACCCACAATCCACAAATAGCCCAAATATCATGCCCATGATCACACAAGGTCAATGTCTTTATCATCCATTCACATACCCATAGTCATCAACATTTTACTGTtaattcttgagaatagggaagtctacccgcccatacaagtaggttccctctactctaatgctaacactagggcactcacatttctcagtaagccatcaagttatgtatccaggtaaagtcaccgagaatggggaagatcactcgcccatacaagtgacttccctctacttatccacaaataattaccagagcactcgcTTTTCTCAGATGACCCTCGAGTGGAGTactctactttaccataaatacttaattaatttaaaGTCACACATGGCCAACACAATTACTTCACAGAATTTCACGCatacattgttggccttacaaggcttaaaatcttgttatcttttTTTGGtgttaacaaacaagtggaatttaagaatttaacgtatttgtgtgagtaatgttatctcaGGACTTATATATTAGaaaacaaggtcaaagtgctcacaaagattaaatgaaacttaaaagagtcaaaacatgaatttaaagatgatattttaaagtttgaagaaaatgaggacatggatgatcagccaaagaaaagttagaagtcaaaagagcaaaagaaaagtaaagagaaagagctcaaagaaagacaaagcatgaaaactcaagaacctagaatgtgaaaagttttaga includes:
- the LOC131155639 gene encoding cell wall / vacuolar inhibitor of fructosidase 2-like; the protein is MESKYLRLALLLFVLAISHFFVMARADLIKDSCKNTYNYTLCVSTLRSDPSTSNSTINVKGLAYVMLNVLNANNTKILAEVSHLLNTTKDPLAIQCLQRCFSDYTVNKDFIRTAYSLLNSNNYGDANSQMAFAADEAIDCESSFTEPPIAIKSPLTTTNNVFEQLAYIIADIINILG